A stretch of the Mesorhizobium sp. Pch-S genome encodes the following:
- a CDS encoding sarcosine oxidase subunit alpha, with translation MSGAFRISNAGRLIPARTARFSFDGKAYTGVEGDTLASALLANGVHLVGRSFKYHRPRGFLSAGAEEPNALVEIARDSARKTPNVRATVQELYDGLSAKSQNRWPSLSFDVGAVNDVASPFFSAGFYYKTFMWPKSAWKNLYEPNIRSAAGLGVAPDQPDPDHYSSRFAHCDVLVLGGGAAGLAAALAAAETGVRVIIADEQAEFGGALRFESGARIEGQGGWTWAQDAVARLKSMGNVRVLPRTTAFGYYAQNFIGLVERVSDHLADPGHDIPRERLWQVRAKRVVLATGAIERHMVFADNDRPGVMLASAARTYLNHYGVAVGRNVGVYTANDSAYAAAIDLKKAGVNVAAIVDLRDNPSGTLIDQARAAGIEIHDGRAVTRVGGKLRVSSMTVQPKNGGGERTIAIDALLMSAGWTPSVHLFSQSRGKVAFNEDKRFVPGTYAQDCVSVGACNGTDGLAASIDEAYAAGAKAAKETGGKAAKAGKPKVDADEIWSRGMLGSAPGAGPDTTVKAFVDFQNDVTAKDIRQAVREGMRSIEHVKRFTTNGMATDQGKTSNMHGLAIAADMLGKAIPEVGLTTFRAPYTPVTFGAIISHARGPLFDPTRRTPMYGWAEQHGAVFEDVGQWKRAWYFPRSGEDMHAAVNRECVAVRKTAGLFDASTLGKIEVVGPDAAKFMELLYTNPWEKLEVGRCRYGIMLREDGFIYDDGVVGRLAADRFHVTTTTGGAARVMNHMEDYLQTEFPHLNVWLTSISEQWAVIAVQGPKSRDIIAPLVEGIDMSDEAMPHMSVREGSICGVPTRLFRMSFTGDRGFEVNVPADYGQAVWEALWAEGQKHGAAAYGTEAMHVLRAEKGYIIVGQDTDGTVTPNDAGLDWAVGKKKTDFVGIRGLTRPDLVAKGRKQLVGLRTKDPKIVLEEGAQVVDNPNQPIPMKMIGHVTSSYWSENCGRSIALGLVAGGRDRTGETLYVPMPDKVIEVEVTGMVFFDEKGERLNG, from the coding sequence ATGAGCGGCGCCTTTCGCATCAGCAATGCCGGCCGGTTGATACCTGCCAGGACTGCCCGCTTCAGTTTCGATGGCAAGGCCTATACCGGTGTCGAGGGCGATACGCTGGCTTCAGCGCTGCTCGCCAACGGCGTGCATCTGGTCGGCCGCTCGTTCAAATATCACCGCCCGCGTGGCTTCCTGTCCGCCGGAGCGGAAGAACCGAACGCGCTGGTGGAAATTGCTCGCGACAGCGCCCGCAAGACGCCCAATGTGCGGGCCACGGTACAGGAGCTCTATGACGGGCTGTCGGCCAAGTCGCAGAACCGCTGGCCATCGCTGTCCTTCGACGTGGGTGCGGTCAACGACGTGGCCTCGCCCTTCTTTTCGGCAGGCTTCTACTACAAGACCTTCATGTGGCCGAAGTCGGCCTGGAAGAACCTCTACGAACCGAACATCCGCTCGGCCGCCGGCCTCGGCGTGGCGCCGGACCAGCCGGATCCCGACCACTATTCGTCGCGCTTCGCACATTGCGATGTGCTGGTGCTCGGGGGCGGTGCTGCCGGACTTGCCGCCGCGCTTGCGGCGGCGGAAACCGGCGTGCGTGTCATCATTGCCGACGAGCAGGCCGAATTCGGCGGTGCGCTGCGTTTCGAAAGCGGTGCACGCATCGAAGGCCAGGGCGGCTGGACCTGGGCACAGGACGCCGTGGCCAGGCTGAAAAGCATGGGCAATGTGCGGGTGCTGCCACGCACCACGGCTTTCGGCTACTACGCGCAGAACTTCATCGGCCTGGTGGAGCGCGTCAGCGACCATCTGGCTGATCCCGGTCACGACATCCCGCGCGAGCGGCTGTGGCAGGTGCGCGCCAAACGGGTTGTGCTCGCCACCGGCGCGATCGAGCGTCACATGGTGTTTGCCGACAATGATCGTCCGGGCGTGATGCTGGCATCCGCCGCGCGAACCTATCTCAACCACTATGGTGTCGCGGTCGGCCGCAATGTCGGTGTCTATACGGCGAACGATTCCGCCTATGCCGCGGCGATCGACCTGAAGAAGGCCGGCGTCAATGTCGCGGCCATCGTCGATCTGCGCGACAATCCTTCCGGCACGTTGATCGACCAGGCGCGCGCCGCCGGCATCGAGATCCATGACGGCCGCGCGGTCACACGTGTCGGCGGCAAGCTGCGCGTCTCGTCCATGACCGTGCAGCCGAAGAACGGTGGCGGCGAGCGTACGATCGCCATCGACGCGCTGCTGATGTCGGCTGGCTGGACGCCGTCGGTGCATCTGTTCTCGCAATCGCGCGGCAAGGTCGCCTTCAACGAAGACAAGCGTTTCGTGCCCGGAACCTACGCGCAGGATTGCGTGTCGGTCGGCGCGTGCAACGGCACCGACGGTCTCGCTGCTTCGATCGACGAGGCCTATGCTGCGGGTGCCAAGGCTGCAAAGGAGACTGGCGGCAAGGCCGCCAAGGCTGGCAAGCCGAAGGTCGACGCCGACGAAATCTGGTCGCGCGGCATGCTGGGTTCCGCTCCGGGCGCCGGCCCGGACACGACGGTGAAGGCCTTCGTCGATTTCCAGAACGACGTCACCGCCAAGGACATCCGCCAGGCGGTGCGCGAAGGCATGCGCTCGATCGAACATGTCAAGCGCTTCACCACCAACGGCATGGCGACCGACCAGGGCAAGACCTCCAACATGCACGGCCTGGCGATCGCTGCCGACATGCTGGGGAAAGCCATCCCGGAAGTGGGCCTCACCACGTTCCGTGCGCCCTATACGCCGGTCACCTTCGGCGCCATCATTTCGCATGCACGCGGGCCATTGTTCGACCCGACGCGCCGCACGCCGATGTATGGCTGGGCCGAACAGCATGGCGCCGTGTTCGAGGATGTCGGGCAATGGAAACGCGCCTGGTATTTCCCGCGCTCCGGGGAAGACATGCACGCGGCCGTAAACCGCGAATGTGTCGCGGTGCGCAAGACGGCAGGTCTTTTCGACGCGTCCACGCTGGGCAAGATCGAAGTGGTCGGGCCCGATGCCGCCAAGTTCATGGAATTGCTCTACACCAATCCGTGGGAGAAGCTGGAAGTCGGCCGCTGCCGCTATGGCATCATGCTGCGCGAGGACGGGTTCATCTATGACGACGGCGTGGTTGGCCGCTTGGCCGCCGACCGTTTCCACGTGACGACGACGACGGGTGGTGCCGCCCGCGTCATGAACCACATGGAAGACTATCTCCAGACCGAGTTCCCGCATCTCAACGTCTGGCTGACCTCGATTTCCGAGCAGTGGGCGGTGATCGCGGTACAGGGGCCGAAGTCGCGCGACATCATCGCGCCGCTGGTCGAAGGCATCGACATGTCCGACGAGGCCATGCCGCATATGTCGGTGCGCGAAGGCAGCATCTGCGGCGTTCCGACCCGCCTGTTCCGCATGTCGTTCACCGGTGATCGCGGCTTCGAGGTCAATGTGCCGGCCGATTACGGCCAGGCCGTCTGGGAGGCCCTTTGGGCCGAGGGCCAGAAGCATGGCGCCGCGGCCTACGGCACCGAGGCCATGCACGTGCTGCGCGCCGAGAAGGGTTACATCATCGTCGGCCAGGATACGGACGGCACCGTCACGCCGAATGACGCCGGTCTCGACTGGGCGGTCGGCAAGAAGAAGACCGACTTCGTCGGCATCCGCGGCCTGACGCGGCCAGACCTCGTCGCCAAGGGCCGCAAGCAGCTCGTCGGTCTCAGGACCAAGGACCCAAAGATCGTTCTGGAGGAAGGCGCACAGGTCGTCGACAATCCCAACCAGCCGATCCCGATGAAGATGATCGGCCATGTCACGTCGAGCTACTGGTCGGAAAATTGCGGCCGCTCGATCGCGTTGGGCCTGGTTGCCGGCGGACGTGACCGTACAGGTGAAACACTCTATGTGCCGATGCCGGACAAGGTGATTGAAGTGGAAGTCACCGGCATGGTGTTCTTCGATGAAAAGGGAGAGCGCCTCAATGGCTAA
- a CDS encoding sarcosine oxidase subunit gamma, translated as MAKAAQKTGIAQAERHPALAGRNASAAHVTLTAFEPAERVSLRAPEASLAALSKALGLTLPKKPKTSASKGGRLALWLGPDEWLVIDDAGGDPLADCAKVKQLHSAVGVSHRNVAIGVTGPGAEATLSAGCPQDLCLAIFPVGACSRTIFGKVEIVIYRIAEDAFRVECWRSFSDYVFTFLSEAARDAAA; from the coding sequence ATGGCTAAGGCTGCCCAGAAAACCGGCATTGCGCAGGCGGAGCGCCATCCCGCATTGGCGGGGCGCAATGCCTCGGCCGCCCATGTGACGCTGACTGCGTTCGAACCGGCCGAACGTGTTTCGCTGCGCGCTCCGGAGGCCTCGCTCGCGGCCTTGTCCAAGGCTCTCGGGCTGACGTTGCCGAAGAAACCCAAGACCTCGGCCTCGAAGGGAGGCCGCCTTGCGCTCTGGCTCGGGCCGGACGAATGGCTGGTCATCGACGATGCCGGCGGGGACCCGCTGGCTGACTGCGCCAAGGTCAAGCAGCTGCACTCGGCGGTTGGCGTCTCGCACAGGAACGTGGCGATCGGCGTGACCGGACCGGGCGCGGAAGCGACGCTCAGCGCCGGTTGCCCGCAGGACCTGTGCTTGGCGATCTTCCCCGTCGGTGCCTGTTCGCGCACCATCTTCGGCAAGGTCGAGATCGTGATCTATCGCATCGCAGAAGACGCTTTCCGCGTCGAATGCTGGCGCTCCTTCTCGGACTATGTCTTTACTTTCCTTTCCGAGGCAGCACGCGACGCGGCAGCATAG
- a CDS encoding DUF680 domain-containing protein translates to MKTTALALAALVALSDAAFAGETVKTHAPTTHAQTAGNVDYSSTGSIEQGKTTNGPRLGVEGSPWTMPSIR, encoded by the coding sequence ATGAAAACGACAGCTCTTGCCCTCGCCGCCCTGGTTGCCCTTTCGGACGCCGCCTTCGCTGGCGAAACCGTGAAGACCCATGCCCCCACCACTCATGCCCAGACCGCCGGTAACGTCGACTATTCGTCGACCGGCTCGATCGAACAGGGCAAGACCACCAACGGCCCGCGCCTCGGCGTTGAGGGCAGCCCGTGGACCATGCCGTCCATCCGGTAA
- a CDS encoding TetR/AcrR family transcriptional regulator produces MPQNAQTRREQQKAALRSELVAAAHKLVQEEGYEGLTIRKLAKMVGYAPMSVYSYFADKQDILFALAEDAFQILARRIEQNAPDDPIDALRAVMTEYAAFGLGNPNEYRTVFMTEKTKLPEGRSFEKLDEENPAMKLLIDRVEACVAAGKLKGDPHAIATMLWATGHGTISLLITFPFYHFGDQQAFVKRMCEFGLAALQGQDIPPLGDQPPKKC; encoded by the coding sequence TTGCCCCAGAATGCGCAAACACGCCGTGAACAACAAAAGGCGGCATTGCGATCGGAACTCGTGGCCGCAGCTCACAAGCTGGTACAGGAGGAAGGCTACGAGGGTTTGACCATCCGAAAGCTGGCCAAGATGGTCGGCTATGCGCCAATGTCGGTCTATTCCTACTTCGCCGACAAACAGGACATCCTGTTTGCGCTGGCCGAAGATGCCTTCCAGATACTGGCCAGACGCATAGAGCAGAACGCTCCCGATGATCCGATCGATGCGTTGCGTGCGGTCATGACCGAGTATGCGGCATTCGGCCTTGGCAATCCGAATGAATACCGCACCGTCTTCATGACCGAGAAGACGAAGCTGCCTGAAGGCCGTTCGTTCGAAAAGCTCGACGAGGAAAACCCGGCGATGAAATTGCTCATCGACCGCGTCGAAGCCTGCGTCGCCGCCGGCAAGCTGAAGGGTGATCCCCACGCCATCGCCACCATGTTGTGGGCGACCGGGCACGGCACGATCTCGCTGCTGATTACTTTCCCCTTCTACCATTTCGGCGACCAGCAGGCTTTCGTGAAACGGATGTGCGAATTCGGGCTGGCAGCCCTGCAGGGCCAGGATATTCCTCCCCTTGGGGATCAGCCTCCCAAGAAGTGCTGA
- a CDS encoding SDR family oxidoreductase, producing the protein MGRFDGATVLITGATGGLGQGAAKGFAAEGARLILSDLDGDALQNLAGSLDAETATLAGNVADETLSEALVKLAVERFGRLDVAVNNAGVAQSFVRLPQVPSDEARRILEIDLLGVFYAMKYQIPQMERQFKAGGKGGAIVNIASVAGLVGAPKLSVYAAAKHGVVGLTKSAAAEYAVKGIRVNAICPAHTRTKMVDDFVKLSGAPETLALSELTRGVPMKRVGEVPEIIEAMLFAADPKNTFMTGHSLAVDGGIGAI; encoded by the coding sequence ATGGGCCGTTTCGACGGAGCGACGGTGCTCATCACGGGCGCCACTGGCGGCCTCGGTCAAGGTGCGGCCAAAGGCTTCGCCGCCGAAGGCGCCCGGCTGATCCTCTCCGACCTCGACGGCGACGCGCTGCAGAACCTTGCTGGGAGCCTCGACGCTGAAACGGCAACGCTGGCCGGCAACGTAGCCGACGAAACGCTCTCGGAAGCCTTGGTGAAGCTTGCCGTCGAACGGTTCGGCAGGCTCGACGTCGCCGTCAACAATGCCGGCGTCGCGCAGAGCTTCGTGCGGCTGCCGCAGGTTCCTTCGGATGAGGCGCGCCGCATCCTGGAAATCGACCTGCTCGGCGTGTTCTACGCCATGAAATACCAGATCCCGCAGATGGAGCGGCAATTCAAGGCGGGTGGCAAAGGCGGTGCGATCGTCAACATTGCATCTGTGGCAGGACTGGTCGGAGCACCGAAGCTTTCAGTCTATGCCGCTGCGAAACACGGTGTCGTCGGTCTTACCAAATCGGCAGCCGCCGAATATGCCGTCAAGGGGATCAGAGTGAATGCCATATGTCCGGCGCATACGCGCACAAAAATGGTCGATGACTTCGTGAAGTTGTCAGGCGCACCGGAAACCTTGGCCCTGTCGGAACTGACGCGCGGCGTGCCGATGAAACGCGTTGGCGAGGTGCCGGAGATCATCGAGGCGATGCTTTTCGCCGCCGATCCCAAAAACACCTTCATGACCGGCCATTCTCTTGCCGTCGATGGTGGCATTGGAGCCATTTGA
- a CDS encoding phosphotransferase family protein — MTDPNTLDATLLAPYLEQKIHGFSKLQSIEKFKSGQSNPTYLLTAASGRYVLRAKPPGQLLKSAHQVDREFRVMQALAETDVPVPRMLHLSDEDSPIGRMFYVMTFVDGRIFWDPALPEASSGQERVAIYDAMNATLAALHNVDIEMVGLADYGKPGNYFERQLGRWASQYRASETEPNAEMETLIIWLEANKPADDGQLALVHGDYRLDNMMFAQARADVIAVLDWELSTLGHPFADIAYQCMQWRLPHQSGFKGLGGIDRAAAGLPSEEDYVASYCRRRGLDGIDNWTFLLAFSFFRLAAICQGVYKRALDGNASNPAKAKIYADAVKLLAHLAIQLIEKGK; from the coding sequence ATGACCGACCCGAACACGCTCGATGCCACACTGCTTGCTCCCTATCTGGAGCAGAAAATTCATGGCTTCTCAAAGCTGCAGTCGATCGAGAAGTTCAAATCGGGCCAGTCCAATCCAACCTATCTGCTGACCGCGGCAAGCGGTCGTTATGTGCTGCGAGCCAAGCCGCCCGGGCAGTTGCTGAAATCGGCGCACCAGGTCGACCGCGAGTTCCGCGTCATGCAGGCATTGGCCGAAACAGATGTTCCGGTGCCCCGCATGCTGCATCTGTCCGACGAAGATTCGCCGATCGGACGCATGTTCTACGTCATGACCTTTGTCGACGGCCGGATCTTCTGGGATCCGGCCCTGCCCGAGGCCTCGAGTGGGCAAGAACGGGTGGCGATCTATGACGCGATGAACGCCACGCTGGCGGCGCTCCACAATGTCGACATCGAGATGGTCGGTCTCGCCGACTACGGCAAGCCCGGAAACTATTTCGAACGGCAGCTCGGGCGCTGGGCGAGCCAATATCGCGCCTCCGAAACCGAACCCAATGCCGAGATGGAAACCCTGATCATCTGGCTGGAGGCCAACAAGCCTGCCGACGACGGCCAGCTCGCTCTCGTGCATGGCGACTACCGGCTGGACAACATGATGTTTGCACAGGCGCGCGCCGATGTCATTGCGGTGCTCGACTGGGAACTGTCGACACTCGGCCATCCCTTTGCCGACATCGCTTACCAATGCATGCAGTGGCGTCTGCCGCATCAGTCCGGCTTCAAGGGGCTCGGCGGCATCGATCGCGCAGCAGCCGGACTGCCGTCGGAAGAAGACTATGTCGCCTCCTATTGCCGTCGCCGCGGCCTGGACGGCATCGACAACTGGACATTCCTGCTTGCCTTCTCCTTCTTCCGGCTCGCGGCGATCTGTCAGGGCGTCTACAAACGCGCCCTGGACGGCAACGCTTCCAATCCGGCCAAGGCGAAGATCTATGCCGATGCGGTCAAGCTGCTTGCCCATCTTGCCATACAACTGATCGAAAAAGGAAAATGA
- a CDS encoding MaoC family dehydratase, protein MKPRRRQEISVQPISLEVLLANVGKEVGLSPWRVVTQTMIDQFADATDDHQFIHCDPERAAAEAPFGGTIAHGFLTLSLLSAMTFETLPPLAKGKMGVNHGFDEVRFLAPVKTGARIRTRFVLADVKARPSGWVQTAHDVTIEIEGSLKPALTARWLTLTFVEPEAQDA, encoded by the coding sequence ATGAAGCCGCGACGGCGCCAGGAGATATCCGTGCAACCCATCAGCCTCGAAGTATTGCTCGCCAATGTCGGCAAGGAAGTCGGCCTCTCGCCCTGGCGCGTGGTGACGCAGACCATGATAGACCAGTTCGCCGACGCGACCGACGATCATCAGTTCATTCATTGCGATCCGGAGCGTGCCGCTGCGGAAGCGCCGTTCGGCGGCACCATCGCACACGGGTTCCTCACCCTGTCGCTGCTCTCGGCCATGACGTTCGAAACCCTGCCGCCGCTTGCAAAGGGCAAGATGGGTGTCAATCACGGCTTCGACGAAGTGCGGTTCCTGGCCCCGGTCAAGACCGGCGCCCGCATTCGTACCCGTTTCGTGCTGGCTGACGTCAAGGCACGGCCGTCCGGCTGGGTACAGACTGCACATGACGTGACCATCGAGATCGAAGGCTCGCTGAAGCCCGCGCTCACCGCGCGCTGGCTGACACTGACCTTCGTGGAGCCCGAAGCGCAGGACGCATGA
- a CDS encoding SDR family oxidoreductase, with amino-acid sequence MSYLDELFSVAGKTALVTGAATGIGRMAATALVQGGATVMIASRKGDDCIKVADELNALGASGRAEGFAGDVSSEAGIDALVEAVKARTDQLNILINNAGISWGAPLESFPYQAWAKVFGVNVTAVFHLTRELLPLMEKAATDADPARVINLGSVMGTQPLADDAYSYTASKGAVHHLTRTLAIELAARRITVNAFAPGPFQSRMTAFATGTEEQARHVGGHVPIGRIGQPDDIGGATLYLCSRAGSYVTGAILPIDGGQSVQHGLTLFKE; translated from the coding sequence ATGAGCTATCTCGATGAACTGTTCTCGGTGGCCGGCAAGACGGCGCTGGTAACGGGAGCCGCGACCGGCATCGGCCGCATGGCCGCTACCGCCCTTGTGCAGGGCGGCGCCACGGTGATGATCGCCTCCCGCAAGGGTGACGACTGCATCAAGGTCGCGGACGAACTGAATGCCCTCGGCGCATCCGGTCGCGCAGAAGGCTTCGCCGGCGATGTCTCCTCCGAAGCCGGCATTGACGCCTTGGTCGAAGCGGTGAAAGCGCGCACCGACCAGCTCAACATCCTGATCAACAATGCCGGCATCTCCTGGGGTGCACCGCTGGAGAGCTTCCCCTATCAGGCCTGGGCCAAGGTGTTCGGCGTCAACGTCACCGCCGTGTTCCATCTGACGCGCGAGTTGCTGCCGCTGATGGAGAAGGCGGCAACCGATGCCGACCCCGCGCGCGTCATCAATCTCGGTTCGGTCATGGGAACGCAGCCGCTGGCGGACGACGCCTACTCCTATACGGCTTCCAAAGGCGCCGTTCACCACCTGACCCGCACGCTGGCGATAGAACTTGCCGCCCGGCGCATCACCGTCAACGCCTTTGCCCCCGGACCGTTCCAGAGCCGCATGACAGCCTTTGCCACCGGCACGGAGGAACAGGCCAGGCATGTCGGCGGCCATGTTCCCATCGGCCGCATCGGGCAGCCGGATGACATTGGCGGCGCCACGCTCTATTTGTGCAGCCGGGCTGGCAGCTATGTCACCGGCGCGATCCTGCCGATCGATGGCGGTCAATCGGTGCAGCACGGCCTGACCCTGTTCAAGGAATGA
- a CDS encoding TetR/AcrR family transcriptional regulator, with protein MAARPHLAEREEEARAVGGMSVADGSRAAILDAAAACFMAKGYAASSIDDVARSLGSTKGRIYHHYPSKGDLFADVFRAGMEMNYAAIEPVRDVAGLAVERWRRMATVHTRQMIVTRPYQRVVWEGVELYLRGATTPEQREEFARLMQYRNDYGAIFRQVIVAAREAGDMRFDDPRVTEQLMFVSLNSPLFWYTPRPGESEHDIEVIVAQVVDFTARGLGVSA; from the coding sequence ATGGCAGCGAGACCGCACTTGGCGGAGCGGGAAGAGGAGGCCAGAGCCGTCGGCGGCATGAGCGTCGCCGACGGCTCCCGCGCCGCGATCCTCGATGCCGCTGCCGCCTGTTTCATGGCGAAGGGTTACGCGGCAAGCTCCATCGACGATGTCGCGCGCAGCCTCGGTTCGACCAAGGGGCGCATCTATCACCACTATCCGTCGAAGGGAGACCTCTTTGCCGACGTCTTTCGCGCCGGTATGGAGATGAATTATGCGGCGATCGAGCCGGTGCGCGACGTTGCCGGGCTGGCGGTTGAGCGTTGGCGGCGCATGGCGACAGTACACACGCGTCAGATGATCGTGACCCGGCCCTACCAGCGTGTCGTCTGGGAAGGCGTCGAACTCTACCTGCGCGGCGCAACCACGCCGGAACAGCGTGAGGAGTTCGCGCGGCTGATGCAATACCGCAACGATTATGGTGCGATTTTCCGGCAGGTGATCGTCGCTGCGCGCGAAGCCGGCGACATGCGTTTCGATGATCCGCGCGTCACCGAACAGCTGATGTTCGTCTCGCTGAATTCGCCGCTGTTCTGGTACACACCGCGTCCTGGCGAAAGCGAGCACGATATCGAGGTGATCGTGGCACAGGTCGTCGATTTCACCGCGCGCGGATTGGGTGTCAGCGCATGA
- a CDS encoding acyl-CoA dehydrogenase family protein, with protein sequence MADMNLGMTERLKPIHAQVAAMVRDEVMPLDEEFLAEVGKAGDRWIYSRRQTEILDGLKSRARERGLWNFWLTGSERGYGLTTVEYAYLAEEMGKAHLGAETFNCSAPDTGNMEVLERYGSQVHKDNWLAPLLDGKIRSAYLMTEPDVASSDATNISMRCEHDGGDYVLNGEKWWASGAGDPRCAIYIVMVKTGGDGEPKHKQHSMILVPADSKGVTRVRAMQVYGDDDAPHGHMHLRFDNVRVPAANMILGEGRGFEIAQGRLGPGRIHHCMRAIGQAEMALELLSRRSMRREAFGQPLARLGANFDIIAECRMEIEMARLLCLKAAWMIDQGDARAAAPWISQIKVIAPRVALKVVDEAVQMHGAQGISQDTPLARSWTHLRTLRLADGPDAVHRRQVAREELKKYTQEKL encoded by the coding sequence ATGGCCGACATGAATCTCGGCATGACGGAGCGGCTGAAGCCAATCCACGCCCAGGTCGCCGCAATGGTGCGCGACGAGGTGATGCCGCTCGATGAGGAATTCCTGGCCGAAGTCGGAAAGGCGGGCGATCGCTGGATTTATTCGAGACGCCAGACCGAGATTCTGGACGGGTTGAAATCCAGGGCGCGCGAGCGCGGCCTGTGGAATTTCTGGCTGACCGGTTCGGAGCGCGGTTACGGACTCACCACGGTTGAATACGCCTATCTCGCCGAAGAGATGGGCAAGGCGCATCTCGGTGCGGAGACCTTCAATTGCTCGGCACCCGACACCGGCAACATGGAAGTGCTGGAGCGCTATGGCTCGCAGGTACATAAGGACAACTGGCTGGCTCCGCTGCTCGACGGCAAGATCCGCTCCGCCTACCTGATGACGGAGCCGGATGTGGCGTCCTCCGATGCCACCAACATTTCCATGCGCTGCGAACACGACGGTGGCGACTATGTGCTGAACGGCGAAAAATGGTGGGCTTCCGGTGCCGGTGATCCGCGCTGCGCCATCTACATCGTCATGGTGAAGACCGGGGGCGACGGCGAGCCCAAACACAAACAGCATTCGATGATCCTGGTGCCCGCGGACAGCAAGGGTGTCACCAGGGTACGCGCCATGCAGGTCTATGGCGACGACGATGCCCCGCATGGGCACATGCATCTGCGCTTCGACAATGTGCGGGTGCCGGCCGCCAACATGATCCTCGGTGAGGGCAGGGGCTTCGAGATCGCACAGGGCCGGCTGGGGCCTGGCCGCATCCACCACTGCATGCGCGCCATCGGCCAGGCCGAGATGGCACTGGAGCTTCTGTCCAGGCGATCGATGCGTCGCGAGGCGTTCGGCCAGCCGCTGGCAAGGCTCGGCGCCAATTTCGATATCATCGCCGAGTGCCGCATGGAGATCGAAATGGCCAGGCTGCTCTGCCTCAAGGCAGCCTGGATGATCGATCAGGGTGACGCACGCGCCGCCGCGCCCTGGATCAGCCAGATCAAGGTGATCGCGCCGCGGGTCGCGCTGAAGGTGGTCGACGAGGCGGTACAGATGCATGGCGCGCAAGGCATCAGCCAGGACACCCCCCTTGCGCGCAGCTGGACGCATCTTCGTACGTTGCGGCTGGCCGACGGACCTGATGCCGTGCACCGTCGCCAGGTCGCGCGCGAAGAACTGAAGAAATATACGCAGGAAAAGCTCTAG
- a CDS encoding NADPH:quinone oxidoreductase family protein has protein sequence MKAIIARAFAPLDQLLYGDWPEPEAKGDAVVVEAEAIGVNYPDGLLVQGLYQMKPPTPFVPGMEVAGRVAAIGPKVTGLRVGDRVAALTVINGYAEKVAVSEAMTMKLPDAMDAADACALICGYGTSHHALKQRARLMPGETLCVLGAAGATGVAAVQIGKAMGAKVIGVASSPEKQRIALQAGADIAIGYDNLKDALKEITGGKGVDVGFDPVGGDAFEALARAMGWNGRLLVIGFASGTIPKLAVNLTLVKGFSVVGVYWGDFTVKEPQAYADNMRELVSWYLAGKVKPVIEGIYPLADAANVLKRVLGRGASGKLILKP, from the coding sequence ATGAAAGCCATCATTGCCCGCGCCTTCGCGCCGCTTGACCAGCTCCTCTACGGCGACTGGCCGGAGCCCGAAGCGAAGGGCGATGCCGTGGTTGTTGAAGCCGAGGCCATCGGCGTCAACTATCCGGACGGACTGCTGGTCCAGGGCCTCTATCAGATGAAGCCGCCGACGCCGTTCGTGCCGGGCATGGAGGTGGCGGGACGGGTTGCTGCCATCGGTCCGAAAGTGACGGGGCTTCGGGTTGGCGACAGGGTCGCCGCGCTCACCGTCATCAATGGCTATGCCGAAAAGGTGGCCGTTTCCGAAGCGATGACCATGAAGCTGCCTGATGCGATGGACGCCGCGGATGCCTGCGCGCTCATCTGCGGCTATGGCACGTCTCATCATGCCCTGAAGCAGCGCGCCCGGCTGATGCCGGGCGAGACGCTTTGCGTGCTGGGTGCGGCCGGTGCCACCGGCGTCGCTGCCGTGCAGATCGGCAAGGCGATGGGCGCCAAGGTCATCGGCGTGGCGTCTTCGCCCGAAAAGCAGCGTATTGCCCTTCAGGCCGGTGCCGACATCGCTATCGGCTACGACAATCTGAAGGATGCGCTCAAGGAAATCACCGGCGGCAAGGGGGTCGATGTCGGCTTCGATCCCGTCGGCGGTGACGCGTTCGAAGCGCTGGCACGTGCGATGGGCTGGAACGGACGACTGCTGGTCATCGGCTTCGCCTCCGGAACCATTCCCAAGCTGGCGGTCAACCTGACATTGGTGAAGGGGTTCTCGGTCGTCGGCGTCTATTGGGGCGATTTCACCGTCAAGGAACCACAGGCCTATGCCGACAACATGCGCGAGCTGGTCAGCTGGTATCTTGCAGGCAAGGTCAAGCCGGTGATCGAAGGCATTTATCCATTGGCCGACGCGGCCAATGTCCTGAAACGCGTGCTGGGGCGTGGCGCTTCCGGCAAGCTGATCCTCAAACCGTAA